From Actinopolymorpha cephalotaxi, one genomic window encodes:
- a CDS encoding isochorismatase family protein yields MSHALIVVDVQNDFCEGGSLGVKGGAEIAFKLGEILHTWQQADQRDKAYDYVVAVRDHHVDPGPHFSAQPDYRDSWPPHCVAGTDGAGFHPNLDPQPFDAVFDKGEHGAAYSGFEGKAKNGVMLADWLRDHDVTEVDIAGLTTEYCVRLTALDATKQGISARVLLDLTAGLTAEMTRAAVEEMRAAGCELVGAPIVRE; encoded by the coding sequence ATGAGCCATGCGCTGATCGTCGTGGACGTGCAGAACGACTTCTGTGAGGGCGGCAGTCTCGGCGTGAAGGGCGGCGCCGAGATCGCCTTCAAGCTGGGCGAGATCCTGCACACCTGGCAGCAGGCCGACCAGCGGGACAAGGCCTACGACTACGTCGTGGCCGTTCGCGACCACCACGTCGACCCGGGCCCGCACTTCTCCGCCCAGCCCGACTACCGCGACTCCTGGCCGCCGCACTGTGTCGCCGGCACCGACGGCGCGGGCTTCCACCCCAACCTCGACCCGCAGCCCTTCGACGCGGTCTTCGACAAGGGCGAGCACGGCGCGGCGTACTCCGGCTTCGAGGGCAAGGCCAAGAACGGCGTGATGCTGGCCGACTGGCTGCGCGACCACGACGTCACCGAGGTGGACATCGCCGGGCTGACCACCGAGTACTGCGTACGGCTGACCGCGCTCGACGCGACCAAGCAGGGCATCAGCGCGCGCGTGCTGCTGGACCTCACCGCCGGGCTGACCGCCGAGATGACCCGGGCCGCCGTGGAGGAGATGCGCGCCGCGGGGTGTGAGCTGGTGGGCGCCCCGATCGTCCGCGAGTAG
- a CDS encoding Mov34/MPN/PAD-1 family protein translates to MLTIDQETRDAIVAHARADHPDEACGVVAGPIGSDRPERYVAMINAERSPTFFQFDPQEQFRVWRDMDDRDEEPVVIYHSHTATEAYPSRTDIGYASEPQAHYVLVSTRECGSDEGPVEFRSYRIVDGKVTEEEVRVVPAYDRDPEPGRTA, encoded by the coding sequence GTGCTCACGATCGACCAGGAGACCCGCGACGCGATCGTCGCCCATGCGCGTGCCGACCACCCCGACGAGGCCTGTGGCGTCGTCGCCGGACCGATCGGTTCGGACCGGCCCGAGCGCTACGTGGCGATGATCAACGCCGAGCGCTCCCCGACGTTCTTCCAGTTCGACCCGCAGGAGCAGTTCCGGGTCTGGCGGGACATGGACGACCGGGACGAGGAACCGGTGGTGATCTACCACTCGCACACCGCCACCGAGGCCTATCCGTCCCGTACGGACATCGGCTACGCCTCGGAGCCGCAGGCGCACTACGTGCTGGTGTCGACCCGGGAGTGCGGGTCGGACGAGGGCCCGGTGGAGTTCCGGTCGTACCGGATCGTGGACGGCAAGGTCACCGAGGAGGAGGTCCGGGTGGTCCCGGCGTACGACCGTGACCCCGAGCCCGGCCGCACCGCCTGA
- a CDS encoding class I SAM-dependent methyltransferase: MTARPGAASSPPARPAGFLAGYPADLAEWERDDRPAAHGFTHPWRSRVGAGNGETFFDALVHAHLRPDATVLDVGCGHGAYSCRLASAARRVVGVDRDPGVVALARELAAERGIANAEFRTLAAEPDAELDLPEDPVDLFVCRRGPVLERWLPWALRLARPGAVALGIHPTGAAGAVPPWNSRLPEPLRIGQVFDYATVRSWVTRALDPASGDGTNPAASRAALTGCWWLDVAETFDDPEQLYRKLVSNSGVSYADVKESLTALLADQGGSVELRHCRLVWQVVFGSR; the protein is encoded by the coding sequence GTGACGGCCCGGCCTGGAGCGGCTTCTTCCCCGCCCGCTCGTCCGGCGGGGTTCCTGGCCGGCTACCCGGCCGATCTGGCGGAGTGGGAACGCGACGACCGGCCGGCGGCACACGGCTTCACCCATCCCTGGCGTTCGCGGGTGGGTGCCGGCAACGGTGAGACGTTCTTCGACGCCCTCGTGCACGCCCATCTTCGGCCGGACGCCACCGTGCTGGACGTCGGATGCGGCCACGGCGCGTACAGCTGCAGGCTGGCCTCCGCCGCCCGGCGGGTCGTCGGTGTCGACCGCGACCCGGGCGTCGTCGCGCTGGCTCGTGAGCTGGCCGCCGAACGCGGGATCGCGAACGCGGAGTTCCGTACGCTCGCCGCCGAGCCGGATGCGGAGCTCGATCTGCCGGAGGACCCGGTCGACCTGTTCGTGTGCCGCCGCGGGCCGGTGCTCGAACGCTGGTTGCCCTGGGCGCTGCGGCTGGCGCGACCGGGCGCGGTGGCACTGGGCATCCATCCCACCGGGGCTGCCGGTGCCGTACCGCCGTGGAACTCCCGGCTGCCCGAACCACTGCGGATCGGGCAGGTCTTCGACTACGCGACGGTTCGCTCCTGGGTGACCCGCGCGCTCGACCCGGCATCGGGCGACGGCACCAACCCGGCGGCGTCGCGCGCGGCCCTGACCGGCTGCTGGTGGCTGGACGTCGCCGAGACCTTCGACGACCCAGAGCAGCTGTACCGCAAGCTGGTAAGCAATTCCGGCGTCTCGTACGCCGATGTCAAGGAGTCGTTGACAGCGCTGCTGGCCGACCAAGGTGGGTCGGTCGAGCTACGGCACTGTCGGCTGGTCTGGCAGGTCGTCTTCGGCTCTCGTTGA
- a CDS encoding MoaD family protein, which yields MAIEVRIPTILRPHTGGSKTVEGAGATLSELFDDLEARHSGLKDRLVQNDDLRKFVNVYVNDEDVRFQGGLNAPVSDGDVVTVLPAVAGG from the coding sequence ATGGCTATCGAGGTTCGCATCCCGACGATCCTGCGCCCGCACACCGGCGGGTCGAAGACCGTGGAGGGCGCCGGCGCGACCCTGAGCGAGCTGTTCGACGACCTGGAGGCACGTCACTCCGGGCTGAAGGACCGGCTGGTCCAGAACGACGACCTGCGCAAGTTCGTCAACGTCTACGTCAACGACGAGGACGTCCGCTTCCAGGGCGGGCTGAACGCCCCCGTGTCCGACGGGGATGTCGTCACCGTGCTGCCCGCGGTCGCCGGCGGCTGA
- a CDS encoding nicotinate phosphoribosyltransferase — MLRAALADGTAHRRAVFEVFARRLPHGRRYGVVAGTGRLLDALERFRFDEETVVFLRRRGIVDDLTADWLRDYRFRGDIWGYAEGECYFPGSPILVVEGTFAEAVLLETLVLSVYNHDSAIASAASRMTAAAGSRPIVEMGSRRTHERAAVASARAAYVAGFASTSNLAAGRCYDLPTGGTSAHAFTLLHDSEEEAFAAQVAALGVDTTLLVDTFGVREAVRTAVEVAGPGLGAVRIDSGDLAVLAHDVRAELDALGATNTRILVSGDLDEYAIAGLVAAPVDRYGVGTALVVGSGHPTAELVYKLVARSVGPEPDSPMEGVAKLSTGKPTHKGRKWAHRRLEDGTAVAEVVCTHPECTVDGGRPLLVPLVTEGKIVGREPIAAARERHLRSRAELPPTALKLSRGEPVLPTTYDDAEHAGHAEHREHSEHPGPTGDTSRQGGTR; from the coding sequence ATGCTGCGCGCCGCGCTCGCCGACGGCACCGCGCACCGGCGGGCGGTGTTCGAGGTGTTCGCCCGCCGGCTGCCGCACGGGCGGCGGTACGGCGTGGTCGCGGGCACCGGCCGGCTACTGGACGCACTGGAGCGGTTCCGCTTCGACGAGGAGACGGTCGTCTTCCTGCGCAGGCGGGGCATCGTGGACGACCTCACCGCCGACTGGCTGCGCGACTATCGCTTCCGGGGCGACATCTGGGGCTACGCCGAGGGCGAGTGCTACTTCCCCGGATCGCCGATCCTGGTGGTCGAGGGGACCTTCGCCGAGGCGGTCCTGCTGGAGACGCTCGTACTCTCCGTCTACAACCACGACAGCGCGATCGCCTCGGCGGCGTCCCGGATGACCGCCGCCGCCGGGAGCCGCCCGATCGTGGAGATGGGATCCCGGCGCACTCACGAGCGCGCGGCCGTGGCGTCGGCCCGGGCGGCCTACGTCGCGGGGTTCGCCAGCACCTCCAACCTCGCCGCCGGCCGCTGCTACGACCTGCCGACCGGTGGCACCAGCGCGCACGCGTTCACCCTGCTGCACGACTCCGAGGAGGAGGCGTTCGCCGCGCAGGTCGCCGCACTCGGCGTGGACACCACGCTGCTGGTGGACACCTTCGGCGTACGGGAGGCGGTGCGGACCGCGGTCGAGGTGGCCGGTCCCGGGCTGGGCGCGGTCCGGATCGACTCCGGTGACCTCGCCGTCCTCGCCCACGACGTACGCGCCGAACTCGACGCGCTCGGCGCCACCAACACCCGCATCCTGGTCAGCGGCGACCTGGACGAGTACGCCATCGCCGGCCTGGTCGCCGCCCCCGTCGACCGGTACGGCGTCGGCACAGCCCTGGTCGTCGGCAGTGGGCACCCCACCGCCGAACTCGTCTACAAGCTGGTCGCCCGCTCCGTCGGCCCCGAGCCCGACTCGCCGATGGAGGGCGTGGCAAAGCTGTCCACGGGGAAGCCCACCCACAAGGGACGCAAGTGGGCACACCGCCGGCTGGAGGACGGGACCGCCGTCGCCGAGGTGGTGTGCACGCACCCCGAGTGCACGGTCGACGGCGGCCGCCCGCTGCTGGTCCCGCTGGTCACCGAGGGGAAGATCGTCGGCCGGGAGCCGATCGCCGCGGCCCGCGAGCGCCACCTGCGGTCCCGGGCGGAGCTGCCGCCGACCGCGCTGAAGCTGTCGCGGGGGGAGCCGGTGCTGCCGACGACGTACGACGACGCCGAGCACGCGGGGCACGCCGAGCACAGGGAGCACTCCGAGCACCCGGGGCCGACCGGGGACACCAGCCGCCAAGGAGGAACACGATGA
- a CDS encoding molybdopterin cofactor-binding domain-containing protein: MTSAGQISTVVNDTTTDLDLDPDIPLVTVLRNDLGLRGVRQGCAIGECGACVVLVDGRAERSCQLPLSAVAGRRVTTPEGLGTPDRPHPIQQAFLDRQAAQCGYCLNGIIMSTAALLDGATPGGEPSTSGGSSPHRTEGQIQAALAEHLCRCGTHHRILRTIRELAGHEQSSSPPPVRVDDGADGRGAPEVAADVRADPAEEVPAEPGRPTEPPAARTEPLPGALATAPNVEDWLRPLPDGRIEVRSGRAELGQGVRTALAQIVAAELGVPLDRLVVRSAATDGTPDEGYTAGSNSLEAGGTALARAAVAYRRLAAEGDDPPTGPIRPDDQPRWASGPVGEAAPRSDLPAKLTGAPAYVHDLALPGMLYARALLPPREDARPVAVDLSAARDLPGVEAVLHDGRLLLVVATREEVAVRAVRRIARTTRWEYDHPGTGPAARTEAPVRTPVVEEPGAEQALASGRVVRASYAKPYEAHASVAPSSAVALVEPERTDPTDHPDRTVRTTVWTHSQGVYPLRRELAAAFGLPEDALTVRHVDGPGCYGHNGADDAAGFAVAAARAVPGRPVRFQYAVQDEFGWEPYGPPMSADLAASLDADGRVTAWRHRIRTDAHTARPHGTGDRLVVSWLRANAGPRPWSGGGEGGVRSAEPLYELGARDIVGEYAPGPLRTSALRSLGGYFNTFAIESFMDELAEAAGADPVAFRLAHLRDERARAVLEAAAAHAGWRERVGPTGQGGQNGCGQGVAVTRYKGSKAYVAQVAEVDVDAATGMVAVRRVVVACDAGVVVNPDGLRNQLEGGVLQGLSRALYEQVRHGADGVESLDWTTYPVLRFADVPALEVVLLDRPGLPPLGAGEASTPPTPAALANAVDDAVGIRVRELPLTPDRLRARLEELTDAEQARVRI; encoded by the coding sequence GTGACCAGTGCCGGCCAGATCTCGACCGTCGTCAACGACACGACCACCGACCTCGACCTGGATCCGGACATCCCGCTGGTCACCGTGTTGCGCAACGACCTCGGGCTGCGCGGCGTCCGGCAGGGCTGCGCGATCGGGGAGTGCGGTGCGTGTGTGGTTCTGGTCGACGGACGTGCCGAACGTTCCTGCCAGCTTCCGCTGTCCGCGGTGGCCGGCCGGCGGGTCACCACCCCGGAGGGACTGGGTACTCCCGACCGCCCGCACCCGATCCAGCAGGCGTTCCTCGACCGGCAGGCCGCCCAGTGTGGCTACTGCCTGAACGGCATCATCATGTCCACCGCCGCCCTGCTCGACGGCGCGACGCCCGGCGGCGAGCCGTCGACGTCCGGTGGTTCCTCGCCACACCGCACGGAGGGCCAGATCCAGGCCGCGCTGGCCGAGCACCTGTGCCGGTGCGGCACGCATCACCGGATCCTGCGTACGATCCGCGAACTCGCCGGCCACGAGCAGTCCTCGTCCCCACCACCGGTCCGGGTGGACGACGGGGCGGACGGCCGGGGCGCGCCGGAGGTGGCGGCCGACGTCCGCGCCGACCCGGCGGAGGAGGTTCCCGCCGAGCCCGGCCGCCCAACCGAACCGCCGGCTGCGCGCACCGAGCCGCTGCCCGGTGCGCTGGCGACTGCGCCGAACGTCGAGGACTGGCTGCGCCCCCTGCCCGACGGACGGATCGAGGTCCGCAGTGGCCGGGCCGAGCTGGGACAGGGTGTACGCACCGCACTGGCCCAGATCGTCGCGGCCGAACTCGGCGTACCGCTGGATCGCCTCGTCGTCCGCTCGGCGGCCACCGACGGCACGCCCGACGAGGGCTACACCGCGGGCAGCAACTCCCTGGAGGCCGGCGGAACGGCGCTGGCCCGGGCCGCCGTGGCGTACCGCCGGCTGGCGGCCGAGGGCGACGATCCGCCGACAGGCCCGATCCGGCCGGACGACCAGCCGCGGTGGGCGAGCGGACCGGTGGGGGAGGCGGCGCCGCGCAGCGACCTGCCGGCCAAGCTGACCGGTGCGCCCGCGTACGTCCACGACCTCGCTCTGCCCGGCATGCTGTACGCCCGGGCACTTCTGCCGCCGCGCGAGGACGCCCGGCCGGTCGCCGTCGACCTCTCGGCCGCGAGGGACCTGCCCGGGGTGGAGGCGGTCCTGCACGACGGCCGGCTGCTGCTCGTGGTGGCCACCCGGGAGGAGGTCGCGGTCCGGGCGGTACGCCGGATCGCCCGGACCACCCGCTGGGAGTACGACCACCCCGGCACCGGACCGGCGGCCCGGACCGAAGCACCCGTGCGCACGCCGGTCGTCGAGGAGCCCGGAGCCGAACAGGCGCTGGCTTCGGGGCGAGTGGTCCGGGCCTCCTACGCCAAGCCGTACGAGGCGCACGCCTCCGTCGCCCCGTCGAGCGCGGTCGCCCTGGTCGAGCCTGAGCGCACTGACCCCACCGACCACCCTGACCGCACCGTCCGCACCACGGTGTGGACGCACAGCCAGGGCGTCTATCCGCTGCGCCGCGAGCTCGCCGCCGCGTTCGGCCTGCCCGAGGACGCGCTGACCGTCCGGCACGTGGACGGCCCCGGGTGTTACGGGCACAACGGCGCCGACGACGCGGCCGGGTTCGCGGTGGCCGCGGCCCGTGCCGTGCCCGGCCGGCCGGTGCGGTTCCAGTACGCCGTGCAGGACGAGTTCGGCTGGGAGCCGTACGGCCCGCCGATGTCGGCCGACCTGGCGGCGAGCCTGGACGCCGACGGCCGCGTCACCGCCTGGCGGCACCGCATCCGCACCGACGCGCACACCGCGCGCCCGCACGGCACCGGCGACCGGCTGGTGGTGTCCTGGCTGCGCGCGAACGCCGGCCCGCGGCCGTGGTCGGGTGGCGGCGAGGGCGGGGTGCGCAGTGCCGAACCGCTGTACGAGCTCGGCGCCCGCGACATCGTGGGCGAGTACGCCCCCGGGCCGCTGCGTACGTCGGCGTTGCGTTCCCTCGGCGGCTACTTCAACACCTTCGCCATCGAGTCGTTCATGGACGAGCTGGCCGAGGCCGCCGGCGCGGACCCGGTCGCGTTCCGGCTCGCCCACCTGCGCGACGAGCGGGCCCGGGCGGTGCTGGAGGCGGCCGCCGCGCACGCCGGCTGGCGGGAGCGGGTCGGGCCGACTGGTCAGGGCGGTCAGAACGGGTGCGGCCAGGGCGTGGCGGTGACGAGGTACAAGGGCAGCAAGGCCTACGTCGCCCAGGTGGCCGAGGTCGACGTGGACGCCGCCACCGGGATGGTCGCGGTCCGCCGGGTCGTGGTCGCCTGCGACGCCGGCGTGGTGGTCAACCCCGACGGGCTGCGCAACCAGCTGGAGGGCGGCGTGCTGCAGGGCCTGAGCCGCGCGTTGTACGAGCAGGTACGCCACGGCGCCGACGGGGTGGAGAGCCTGGACTGGACGACGTACCCGGTGCTGCGGTTCGCCGACGTGCCCGCGCTGGAGGTCGTGCTCCTCGACCGGCCCGGCCTTCCGCCCCTCGGCGCGGGCGAGGCGTCCACCCCGCCCACTCCCGCGGCGCTGGCCAACGCGGTCGACGACGCGGTGGGCATCCGGGTGCGCGAACTGCCGCTCACGCCGGACCGGCTGCGCGCCCGGCTGGAGGAGCTCACGGACGCCGAGCAGGCCAGGGTCCGGATCTGA
- a CDS encoding DUF2017 domain-containing protein, whose translation MTSGFRSRRGVITATLAAEEVQLVRGLIGELVELVRSETPISAPPPEDSLAALVGHLGSTEPPEDEVLARLFPTAYADDEEAAGDFRRFTEFGLRDGKVKSAETVLESLGDPEFSDQVTVSLNAEEAQCWLRTLTDLRLALGTRLGVEEDDEDRWASLPEEDRRRQVYGVYVWLGWLQESLVSALW comes from the coding sequence ATGACCAGTGGCTTCCGGTCCCGGCGCGGGGTGATCACCGCGACCCTCGCGGCCGAGGAGGTGCAGCTCGTCCGCGGGCTGATCGGTGAGCTGGTCGAGCTGGTACGCAGCGAGACGCCGATCTCGGCCCCGCCACCCGAGGACTCCCTCGCGGCACTGGTCGGGCACCTCGGATCGACCGAGCCGCCCGAGGACGAGGTGCTCGCGCGGCTGTTCCCCACCGCCTACGCGGACGACGAGGAGGCGGCCGGCGACTTCCGGCGGTTCACCGAGTTCGGCCTGCGCGACGGCAAGGTGAAGAGCGCCGAGACCGTGCTCGAGTCGCTGGGCGACCCGGAGTTCTCCGACCAGGTGACGGTCTCGCTGAACGCCGAGGAGGCGCAGTGCTGGCTGCGTACCCTCACCGACCTGCGGCTCGCCCTCGGCACCCGGCTCGGGGTGGAGGAGGACGACGAGGACCGCTGGGCGTCGCTGCCCGAGGAGGACCGCCGCCGGCAGGTGTACGGCGTGTACGTCTGGCTGGGCTGGCTGCAGGAGTCCCTGGTCTCCGCCCTGTGGTGA
- the murI gene encoding glutamate racemase, with amino-acid sequence MSDAPIGIFDSGFGGLTVARALLDQLPHEPVLYLADTARYPYGQKSIADVRKYALECLDHLVDQGVKLLVIACNSASAAVLRDARERYSVPVVEVIFPAARRAVAATRSGQVGVICTRATATSLAYDDAFAAAPHITLHTQACPRFVEFVERGLTAGPELLAVAHDYLDPLTKAGIDTLVLGCTHYPLLTGVISYVMGPEVTLVSSAEETAKDVFAKLVRSGGERSPELAPPRHRFLTTGDPDAFMQIGGRFLGPEITFVEEMA; translated from the coding sequence GTGTCAGATGCGCCGATCGGGATCTTCGACTCCGGGTTCGGTGGGCTCACCGTGGCCCGCGCCCTGCTCGACCAGCTCCCGCACGAACCCGTTCTCTATCTCGCCGACACCGCGCGGTACCCCTACGGCCAGAAGAGCATCGCCGACGTACGCAAATACGCCCTGGAGTGCCTGGACCATCTGGTCGACCAGGGCGTCAAGCTGCTCGTCATCGCCTGCAACTCCGCCAGCGCCGCCGTGCTCCGCGACGCCCGCGAGCGCTACTCCGTACCCGTCGTCGAGGTGATCTTCCCGGCGGCCCGGAGGGCGGTGGCCGCCACCAGGTCCGGCCAGGTGGGGGTGATCTGCACCCGGGCGACCGCGACGTCGCTGGCGTACGACGACGCGTTCGCGGCGGCGCCGCACATCACCCTGCACACCCAGGCCTGCCCGCGGTTCGTGGAGTTCGTCGAACGCGGCCTCACCGCCGGCCCGGAGCTGCTGGCCGTGGCGCACGACTACCTCGACCCGCTGACCAAGGCCGGAATCGACACTCTCGTCCTGGGCTGCACGCACTACCCCCTGCTCACGGGCGTGATCTCCTACGTCATGGGACCGGAGGTCACGCTGGTGTCCAGCGCGGAGGAGACCGCGAAGGACGTCTTCGCGAAGCTGGTCCGCAGCGGCGGCGAACGCAGCCCGGAGCTGGCGCCGCCGCGGCACCGATTCCTGACCACCGGCGACCCGGACGCCTTCATGCAGATCGGGGGGCGGTTCCTGGGACCGGAGATCACGTTCGTGGAGGAGATGGCGTGA
- a CDS encoding PLP-dependent cysteine synthase family protein produces the protein MRFASLLDSVGQTPLVGLPRLSPSPEVRLWAKLEDRNPTGSVKDRAALKMIEAAEKDGLIRPGATLLEPTSGNTGISLAMAAKLKGYRLVCVMPENTSEERRQLLRMWGAEIVSSPAAGGSNEAVRVAKALSEDHPDWVMLYQYGNPANALAHYEGTAPEILADLPSVTHVVAGLGTTGTLMGVGRFFHEHKPDVTVVAAEPRYGELVYGLRNIDEGFVPELYDAKLIDSRFSVGPRDAVRRVRELLDAEGIFAGISTGAVLHAAIAQAHQAVKAGRSADIVVIIADGGWKYLSTGAYEGTLDAAEESLDSQLWA, from the coding sequence ATGCGTTTCGCGTCACTGCTGGATTCGGTGGGGCAGACCCCGCTCGTGGGGCTGCCGCGCCTGTCGCCGAGCCCCGAGGTTCGCCTGTGGGCGAAGCTCGAGGACCGCAACCCCACTGGTTCGGTGAAGGACCGCGCCGCCCTGAAGATGATCGAGGCGGCGGAGAAGGACGGCCTGATCCGCCCCGGCGCGACGCTGCTCGAACCCACCTCCGGAAACACCGGAATCTCGCTGGCGATGGCGGCCAAGCTCAAGGGCTACCGCCTGGTCTGCGTGATGCCGGAGAACACCTCCGAGGAGCGGCGCCAGCTGCTGCGGATGTGGGGCGCGGAGATCGTCTCCTCCCCGGCGGCAGGCGGATCGAACGAGGCCGTACGCGTGGCCAAGGCGCTGTCGGAGGACCACCCCGACTGGGTGATGCTCTACCAGTACGGCAACCCCGCCAACGCCCTCGCCCACTACGAGGGGACCGCGCCGGAGATCCTCGCCGACCTGCCGAGCGTCACCCACGTGGTGGCCGGTCTCGGCACCACGGGGACCCTGATGGGTGTCGGCCGGTTCTTCCACGAGCACAAGCCCGACGTCACCGTGGTCGCCGCCGAGCCGCGCTACGGCGAGCTGGTCTACGGCCTGCGCAACATCGACGAGGGCTTCGTGCCGGAGCTGTACGACGCGAAGCTGATCGACTCCCGCTTCTCGGTCGGGCCGCGGGACGCGGTACGCCGGGTGCGTGAGCTGCTGGACGCGGAGGGGATCTTCGCCGGCATCTCCACCGGTGCCGTACTCCACGCGGCGATCGCCCAGGCGCACCAGGCGGTCAAGGCCGGCCGGAGCGCCGACATCGTGGTGATCATCGCCGACGGGGGCTGGAAGTACCTCTCCACCGGCGCCTACGAGGGCACCCTGGACGCCGCCGAGGAGTCGCTGGACAGCCAGCTGTGGGCCTAG
- the clpS gene encoding ATP-dependent Clp protease adapter ClpS — MGPVSGTAPVELERPETDDVVLPDTPWITIVWNDPINLMSYVTYVFQTYFSYPRKKAEKLMMDVHKRGKAIVSSGSREEMERDVEAMHSYGLWATLEKSGKGGRGGRGGDGKSGDV; from the coding sequence ATGGGACCTGTGAGCGGTACCGCACCTGTGGAGCTCGAGCGCCCCGAGACCGACGACGTCGTCCTTCCGGACACGCCGTGGATCACGATCGTCTGGAACGACCCGATCAACCTCATGTCGTACGTCACCTACGTCTTCCAGACCTACTTCAGCTACCCGCGCAAGAAGGCCGAGAAGCTCATGATGGACGTCCACAAGCGGGGGAAGGCCATCGTGTCCAGCGGTTCGCGCGAGGAGATGGAACGCGACGTCGAGGCCATGCACTCCTACGGTCTGTGGGCCACGCTGGAGAAGAGCGGCAAGGGTGGCAGAGGCGGCAGAGGCGGCGACGGAAAGAGCGGCGACGTATGA